The Bradysia coprophila strain Holo2 chromosome X, BU_Bcop_v1, whole genome shotgun sequence genomic interval AAATTGAATCGGGACTTCACAGCTTTATTTCGATATTTACAGCCAAAATTTCTACTTTGTCTTCACCTACCTTACGACGTAATATGGAGACATTcagtgaaattttcaattttggtaAAGTCAGCTGAAATTTCAATGCTGACTGTAAACATTCGACCTCGTCGTTGTCCCTTCAACCCACAGTAAAATTGAGTAGCGAGCAGGTGGAGAGATAaagaatcaaattttcttaggATACCGGAGAGACCTATCCAATAAAATACAAACGCAAATCAGGTCTGGACTGGTCTTATGGTTATTCGGGCGAACCCGAATgtgtggaccagctgaaaaaccgctgaagcaaattaatactgaaatttctcttCCTCTGACTGTAAAATTATGAATCAGAATCATTACCACCTTCGTGTGTCAACTGTTAACATTTCAATCAACTCTCTTACAAAGCTTTGCACGTTAAGTTATGGCATTTCCACTGCTTCTACGTCTTAAATATTTGAGTGGTTTCTGTATGATCCCAACATGTAAAAACTCGTATATTCTTAGCAGTAATTATATTGGGAAGCGATGCGAATACATCGATTGACACTAGCACGCACTTGCTAGTGTAAAGAGATATGGAAATGCGTGCATTTGTAGTGCGTGAATATTCGCATCGCGTCCCAATATAATTATGGCTTTAGACTCAATGATTTTCACACCGGGCTTATTCGCTAAttcatttttgcaaaaatgttGTCTCTTCTTTCCCACTGTGCCACATTCAGGATTTATAGATCTCTGAAGATTTATATCTGGAAAAAGTTGCTCCACACCGAAATGTGCAGTACACTTGAAAGTATCCGTAGCGACAGTTCATTGCTTATtgcaaaattattgatttgagtAAAAGACTAAGTGGAAATATGGGTATCTATTCCAAGTATGATTTCagcctgaaattttcaggagTGTAAACGTAgattatttaatgaaaagaGTTACAATCAGGGGATTGGCAGACAGCTATGGGCGCCCTGATGGGGAAGCATATCTTTCTTTAACACTTCGAATGCTATTTTTCTCTTGAGAATAATGAAGATCGAAATGGATTATCATCAACTGGTTCTACCTTGTAATACTAAACAAATCTCACGAGAATCTTTGTCAAGCGGTAAAATTATGAAGCGGTAATGAAAACTTAAATTCACACATACGTTATGCTAACTATATGGTTAAGGTAAAAGGATTGATTGAATTCTACTATAATAATAGCGACATCGTGTAAGCCAATCTGAAATGTAATAGTCATGCTGTTTCGTTTACAACGCAATGCTGAGATGTGTTTCAGTGAAACTTATAAAGTCTGTGGTTCTTGATCAGTTTCGTTCAATTGAAGTCAAGCATCCGCAGGTAGCAGAGCATTATTGCTTAACGTAAAAATGAATCGTTGGTCGAAAAAAACTGCTGTTGTGACCGGAGCTAGTTCGGGAATCGGAGCTGCTATAGCCGTCGCACTAGCTAAAGAGGGTATGATTGTGATCGCGTTGGCGAGACGTGTTGAACGCTTAGAGCAGCTTAAAACGAAAGTGCCAAGTGGATCCAAGGGAGCGTTACATGTTCGACAGTGTGATGTGACTAATGAAAGTGAAGTTAAAGCAACATTCAATTGGGTAAATGCTACGTTCGGCGGGACTGACGTACTGGTGAACAATGCGGGAATTGTCAGAACAGGGAATTTAGTTGATGCGGATAATACGAAACCGATTCGTGAGGTGGTTGAAACAAATATTATGGGCGTTATGTACTGTACACGAGAGGCCTTTCAGTCAATGAAAAGTCGCAATGCAAACGGTCACGTCATTATCATCAACAGTATCGTTGGACACAAAGTTCCCATATTTGTTGGAATAATGCCATCGTTCAACATTTATCCGGGGACCAAACATGCAGTTTCTGCTATGACGGAGGTCTTCCGTCAGGAATTTCAAGAGCAAGGAACTAAGACGAAAATCACTGTAAGTAAAAGTGCTCGTATAAGTCATCAAAGTTGTGCAAGTGAACTTACAATATTCGTAGAGTATTAGTCCCGGTGTTGTGGAGACTGAGATATTCCAACCGGAGCATGTGGAATTAATAAAGCAGATGCCTCACCTAAAATCAGAGGATATTGCCGATGCAGTTGTCTACGTTTTGGGGACACCACCCCATGTTCAGgtaaaaaattctgaaatctgtcagaaagaattttgttctgatttttctttgggATTATTTCAAAGGTACACGAATTGACCATAAAACCAGTTGgcgaaaaattctaaaaccTTATTTCCCGTCGAAAGTGTTATGAAGTGTGTTAGCACAATACTAATTGGTTAAGAGGAAGGTATTGCTATTAACACTAGACATAATTGAAAAACCTTGAAaccgaaacaaacaaaaatgaaattcatccATTTGAATGTCAAGGTAcggattttttgtgtgtgtaccGGTTCACGTTTCTGAACACGCAATTTAAAGCAATTAAAtctaagacaaaaaaaaggtCGTACCAATAATTGTGGTTATTGGATAGACTATGGTGACAGTTAGGAActttattctttaaaaataaaacaattttagcTCTTCAAATTGAACGTCTTTCATTTAACTCAGATGGAAGTTGGATGAAAAGTTGAGTCATCTCACTGATTTCTTCTTgtgaaatttatgtaaaaaaaactgagtTGTGTTCCATGTTCACTCTTATACAAAAATGATGTTTGAAGACTACGCAAgtctaattgaataaaaatcttACAAACAAATGTTCACTGAACGTTCCAAAAGTGAAAGTGAACTAATGAGTCCTATCAAATATCTTGTAGTCCAGACCAGactacaagaaaaaaaatcttaaatgaGGATGGCTTGGCAAACAAAAGTTTAGTTAGGAAGTGGTAATAATATTGGGATGTGGAgagttaaaactaatgaaaatgaaaatgagtcAGGtagaaaaatcggaaaataaaagtcaatTGAGTGTCAGTGTAGGTGTGAAGGAACAAATGTATCATTAATTTCCACTCGTCTAATTTTGAGGCTTCAAAgttcaagaattttaaatttttaaaatacttCTTGCCCtcattcgtttatttttccaCCACGGAGTGTATCAGATGATTTAGTGACtttatgaaaataacaaaGAGTATGCGACCATTAATCTAGATATCATAAACGATTGTAGAATCTCAGCACATCATCTTGTGACGTGATCACATTATGTAACATAACGTTACAGTTGCAAAAGCATTTCGCAAATTGAAAGTATTGCTGTGATTTcatgcaaaatattattaaattagACGAATGAGGTAGAAGACTTGAAAATCATGCTAACATTTGTTCTCGAAATTTATGCTTGGTAATGCCAGGTCATCAAATTTTCGCCTGTTAATCTTATTCGAAGCTTGATATCATAATCTGTGGTTTGGCGGTGATTATAGAATTTCCGTTTTAGCATGTGTGAAATGCAGGGTCTCCACGCTTgcaatattttctaaaatttgagaaattgcGGACAGTTTAAATTGCAATTAAGGAGATGAAACCGCGTCTGAAGTTGCAAAATATGGCAATTTTCCAATGAAGTCGAAAGGAATGATTTCCAAGAGGACACTGATCGGTCACACCacaaattatataaaatttcaatttagatttttaagAATCGACAAGTATACTAGTATACTTAAACATGTGATAACCCTGCTATTCAGAATTTCTCTTATTCGCTgagattaaaaacaaaatttttgcacAAGCGCACACATGGTAACAAAACCAGTTTACACAACAATATCCCCTTTGTATGGTGTTATGAACAGGAACACAACCACAAGCCTACAAAATAGACCATCGTTGACAAACTCTCCAGCAGTTGATTTTGATTCAGTGAGCAGTTTAGTTCGTTtgagacaaaacaaaaattttacggaaaaaaTGGAGCGTTGGGTGAGGAAAGTTGCGGTAGTTACAGGTGCATCGAGCGGCATAGGGGCTGCTATAGCTCTTGATCTAGTCAAAGCGAATATGATCGTAATTGGATTAGCCAGACGTGATCAACGAGTCAACGAACTGAAGTCCCAAATTCCAGAAAACTGTGCCGGTGAATTGCATTCATTCAAATGTGACTTGCAACGGGAAGAGAATGTGAAGGCCGCTTTCAAATGGATCGAAGATACTTTCGGTGGCGTTGACGTGCTCATTAATAATGCGGGAATATTAGTAGAAGCGAATTTGCTTGACTTGGACAACAcagaaaagataaaaagtgCAATTGACACAAACGTCTTGGGTGTGGTGTACTGTACGCGTGAAGCAtttcattcaatgaaaaaacGAGATGTCGCCGGTCATATAGTGACAATAAATAGTATTTCTGGCCACAAAGTTCCGTACCTCGTTAATATATGCCCATCGATTAATATCTATCCAGCAACGAAATTTGCCGTGACCGCTATGACGGAGGTGTACCGACAAGAATTACAACGGGAAAAGTCCAAAGTCAAAATAACGGTATGTTCGGTTTGCGTTTACAAAtcgttttcaacattttaaccACCTTTCAATCACCTTTCGTTCGCAGAGCATCAGCCCGGGTTCCGTTAAAACCGAGATTTTTCCGGTGACAGAGGAGATGCTGAAAGTTTTTCCGATTCTTCAGCCTGAGGACGTGTCTGGCGCTGTTTTGTACGTTCTGGGCACACCACCGCACGTTCAAGTGCACGAATTGATAATAAAACCGATAGGAGAagctttttgaaaaagttctcAGTTCACTTGGAATGATAAGATTAtggaaattatggaaatttgtaCACGAAATTTGCGAATAAAACTTATGAATTTGAATTAGCAACGACATGCGAAAATCAAACTATTTCATCAACGGTCCAGGTTAAAGAATCTCCGTTTGATTTGACTATGTGTTCACAATTCACGACACACATAACGGTTCTTTATGCTGAGAAAATTGTTAACAATGACCAATGGATATCACAGTAAGGTAACATTTCGCAgccattttacataaaataagtGCGGAATGGGGCATACccattttcagattttttgaagAATGGAAATCGTAATTAGGGCAATGACCAGTGAACCAGTGAGTATTCTGTGAATTTTTCACCAATATGTGGAAGGTAATGCTGAAATACAGTTACggagaaaaattgtgttcagACACTTGGCAGGGTTGCAAATTTCATCTGAGCATCGACCAactttaattataatttttagcCTTGAAATCCTCTACAGACTtcgatgaaataaattttctaaataatcAGCGACATTGGAGGAGTTTTCCGAAATGACAGCTTGGATAAAGAAATTGTACGAAAACAAGCATAAATAGACAATGACCAAGTTAATATCTGCTTTCGATTCGAAATGAACTCTCATAATATAAAGGTAACGAAAGAGCGGATCGATTTAGACTTAGAAATTACAACTGAGATtcgtaacaaaattttgacaaggaaaactttttgaaCAGAGAACTAGTCGAGGATCTTGAAGTGTTCAGTGTTTTCCCAATGAAATCtctaagtaaaaaaaaatgaactgaaaaacGCCTAATTGATTTATCACATCAGTAACTAATAAGGTGGGATGACTGACCGCTCACAACCATTACAAAGCAAAAACCGTA includes:
- the LOC119084799 gene encoding farnesol dehydrogenase-like — protein: MNRWSKKTAVVTGASSGIGAAIAVALAKEGMIVIALARRVERLEQLKTKVPSGSKGALHVRQCDVTNESEVKATFNWVNATFGGTDVLVNNAGIVRTGNLVDADNTKPIREVVETNIMGVMYCTREAFQSMKSRNANGHVIIINSIVGHKVPIFVGIMPSFNIYPGTKHAVSAMTEVFRQEFQEQGTKTKITSISPGVVETEIFQPEHVELIKQMPHLKSEDIADAVVYVLGTPPHVQVHELTIKPVGEKF
- the LOC119084782 gene encoding farnesol dehydrogenase-like, giving the protein MERWVRKVAVVTGASSGIGAAIALDLVKANMIVIGLARRDQRVNELKSQIPENCAGELHSFKCDLQREENVKAAFKWIEDTFGGVDVLINNAGILVEANLLDLDNTEKIKSAIDTNVLGVVYCTREAFHSMKKRDVAGHIVTINSISGHKVPYLVNICPSINIYPATKFAVTAMTEVYRQELQREKSKVKITSISPGSVKTEIFPVTEEMLKVFPILQPEDVSGAVLYVLGTPPHVQVHELIIKPIGEAF